The Oscillatoria acuminata PCC 6304 genomic interval GAATTAAATACGATTATTTGCAACAATCAGGCGAACCGGAATAACTGTTGGCCCGGGGAAGTCTTTTTAAATGAGGCTTTTACATTTAATACCCTGAATCAGCGTGGAAATTCGGGAGATTTTCGGATGATTCATCTGGCAACTCATGCCGATTTTCAGCCGGGAGACCCGGCAAATTCTTATATTCAATTGTGGGATAAACGGGTGGAGTTTCCGCAGATGAAGGAGTTACAATGGAGTGACCCAGAAGTTGAATTATTAGTGTTGAGTTCCTGTCGGACTGCGGTAGGAGATGAACAGTCAGAGTTAGGATTTGCCGGATTAGCAGTGCAATCTGGGGTGAAATCAGCGATCGCCTCGGTGTGGTATGTGAATGATGAAGCAACGTTAGGGTTGATGAGCGAATTGTATCAGCAGTTGCGATCGGCCCCCATTCGGGCGGAAGGTTTGCGCCGCGCCCAACTGCAACTCTTGCGCGGGGAGGTCCGGTTTGAAGGGGGACAATTGGTGGGTTCTGATGCGGCGATCGCCTTGCCGAAGGAATTAGAACACCTGAATGGAATGGACCTTTCTCATCCTTACTATTGGTCCGGATTTATCACCATTGGTAGTCCTTGGTAATCTTAAAAGATGGCGACTTTTTCAAAGATAATCGCCATCTTTTCTAGTTACCCCGTTATTCCAATAACACCAAGGACTGAATAATTTGCTCGAACTCCAGCGGGGAAATGCTGGTGTTGTTGCCACATAAATAACGCTGTTCTTCCACTCGCACGGCATAATAAGGAGGACGACCCGATCGCCCAATGGCGGGGAAATTATATAATTGAGATTGGGGAGTTGTTAATTGTTCAGGACGGGGGGTATTTCCATCTCCTGGATTTTCCCCAAATCTAATCTCAACCTCTCCTAAAAGATCGGTTTGAGTGATATAATGAAATTCACTGTCGGGTCCGCCTAGTCCTCCGCCAATGGCCTCAATCATTAAACAAGTATTTTCGGGATTCCGATAAATGATTTGATAGGAAGTTCCTTCTCTACAGTCGCCGCCTTGGCGAATATCCGAGGGACAGAGGTTAATTGTAATTTGAGAAAGGGTAAATCCATCGGGGATGTAGGTGGGAACCGCGACGGGGATATTCAGGGCCGCTAATGCCGCTTGGTATTCGGGAGAGAGGGCGATGGATTGGGACTGTAATGGGCGATCGGCATAGAATAAACTCCCCAAACTCACCAGGACCGCAAATCCTAGAGTTTTTTGGAAAGTGCCGCGAATGATTCGTTGAAGATTCATGATGAGAACTCCCCAGAGCAATCAGAGTCGTTTGGGGTTGATCTAATGGCTCGAATTCGGTCAACCCAGAGCAACGCCTCAGTTGTTACTCCAGGGGTGAGCATACCATTGGCTAGAGCGGAGTGTCAAGTCAGGATGTCCTGATTCGGGACAGGGAAAAGGGGCTCAATCGACCCCCTTGCATAATTCACCTGCAATTTCCCTAGTAATAGAGATAGAACAGTCAAAAGTGATTTGAGTATGGCGATTAATATTTATGCTCCGTCGGAACTTGATAATTTGCAACCGGAAGAGGTAAAGCTCTATAATCTTGTCAATCAATATCGCGCCGAAAATGGATTGCCGCCGATTCGTGCGTCGAAAGCACTGACCCTGGTTGCCAACCGGCGAGTTCTGGATTTGGCAGAAAACATCGGACAAGTCACCCATGATTGGAGTGATGCCTCCTTTTCGGGAAACCCAGAGGTGATGTGGAATGCGCCTCAACGCTTGAATACCGGATATCCGGGTCGAGGATATGAAAATGTGGCCGGATTTTCGGGGTTTGATGGCCCTAATATGACTGCAGAAAAGGCCCTAGATATCTGGAAAAATAGCACGGCAGGACATCGACAAGTAATTCTCAATCAACCCGGTCCCAATGCGGACTGGAGTCAGCGTCCTTGGAATGCTTTGGGGGTCGGCATTTACAAGGGGTATGCGGTGTTATGGTTTGGGGAAGAAGTGGACCCCACGGGAGAACCCACGCGAGAACTCGCCGCAGTCGAACCGCCACCCCTGCAAAACGAACCACAACTTCCGGATATTTCCTCAATTGAGATTCTATTGCCACCCCTGCCGAATCCACCGCCGCCAATGGGTCCTGTCCAAACTTCGGATCCGGTTACGGGTCCGGGTCCGCAACAGGCGATTTACCGCTTTTTCGATACCCTTTCCGGGACTCATTTTTATACAGCGTCCGAATTGGAACGGGATAATGTCCGGAATACGTTACCTCAATATCGTTATGAAGGTCCCTCTTTTGCTGCGCCTATCCCGAATCCAGCGACTTCTAGCATTCACCGCTTTTTTAATACGCAAACGGGAACGCACTTTTTTACGATTTCTGAAGTGGAACGGAATCAAGTGCTGCGGGATTTACCGCAGTATAATTATGAGGGAGTGGCCTATCATGCTTATATGCAATCGGAATCGGGAACAACGCCCCTGCATCGGTTTTTTAATACCCAAACCGGGACTCATTTTTATACGCCTTCGGACGTAGAACGAGATGTGGTGATGAATACGTTACCGGAGTACAACTATGAAGGGATTGGGTATTATGTCAACAATTTGGCCTTAGTTTAAAGGGTCAAGCCTATTGTAGACTAACCTTCTGGAATTAGGGTGTATCTATTTTTTTGAACGGGTGAGGATTGTCCCCCTGGGTCAAGGAAGAATCATGACTGGGGGGTTCCCTCTGGAGTTTGGAGGTTAATTGCGATCGCCAATTAAAGCCGAAATGATGGTTTCAAAGAGTTCGGTGGGTTGGGTGGTACAGCCATTTGCACCGAGTCGTCTGGCTTCGCTTTGGTGTTCGGGGAGGATGGTGCGATCGTAGAGGATATAGGGCATATAATAGCCCGATCGCCGGATTTCTTCCAGGAGGGTGTAACCGGCGCGATCGTCCGGGGGA includes:
- a CDS encoding CAP domain-containing protein, coding for MAINIYAPSELDNLQPEEVKLYNLVNQYRAENGLPPIRASKALTLVANRRVLDLAENIGQVTHDWSDASFSGNPEVMWNAPQRLNTGYPGRGYENVAGFSGFDGPNMTAEKALDIWKNSTAGHRQVILNQPGPNADWSQRPWNALGVGIYKGYAVLWFGEEVDPTGEPTRELAAVEPPPLQNEPQLPDISSIEILLPPLPNPPPPMGPVQTSDPVTGPGPQQAIYRFFDTLSGTHFYTASELERDNVRNTLPQYRYEGPSFAAPIPNPATSSIHRFFNTQTGTHFFTISEVERNQVLRDLPQYNYEGVAYHAYMQSESGTTPLHRFFNTQTGTHFYTPSDVERDVVMNTLPEYNYEGIGYYVNNLALV